A region from the Citrobacter telavivensis genome encodes:
- a CDS encoding DUF1983 domain-containing protein produces the protein MPAAIPVIATVAAGAAASYQYYGIAMAITVAAQVATQALTKKPSIDSYRDTSERKQVLRAAASAKTVVYGRTTAAGTLFFSEEQPGEQADGEMLHLAVALAGHSLSSIGTVWLGDEPISSYPEHASFQLHTNRQTADPFMLANCPSWKNDMIGKGITWLRVSLKFSAEKFPSGIPNIKVEKFGRVVYDPRTGLTGYSNNAALVILDYYRNYLKVPDSDINWDQFQEAANICDEDVITGGNTVERRYTINGEFDLSENKVSILEGMLAACAGDVTYIAGKHGLLVGAYYGPATEVITESQLAGDIEIMPEVSQAERVNTIKGTFVDPQQGFTEADFPSVSVSEWVAEDGVEISQDMKLRFVTSEFQAQRLADVKLKRTRIARTMNVTLNLSGYRYRPGMYVKVNFPSIGIVNVEMRVTDWKFGVQNGVQLTLKQETADVWGDAVGKPIERPPFTQLPSGGVAQPQNMKYTVEEIGQVVQGILSWENIGQVVYNKVVIRRNGQMVLSAQVPGSFTRLTGLPRNTYTAHVSAVNQMGAESPEAYLEFSVEAPPPPSHVDIEQGFFAVTMIPRLAAITNVSTQFDFWTSGETQLSGTSTEIVEGNASREGMGTTWTSNQLQVGHTYYWYIRTINAFGASAFIEVPALCSMDTGSLIDLIDDSVQNSEAFQNVKGGVDTNLEGIMENALANHGTVQRQFEQYGEVKAEVMTVTTTVANLDGAFAELADYVQAQIGPDGELMAAVNQKLTAEVNNDGTAKASYTLNLGIVRNGVKYNTGFGMSIEPSGSTYKSTVVFAADQFGIYSGSDPGNYTAAFFVYNGQVFIRDALIQDASITNAKIANYIRSNNFLAGTRGWNIDKSGDCEFHGKLYATSGQFAFNGVNNTVVINGNGITVNLSGGGRVVVGKW, from the coding sequence ATGCCGGCTGCTATTCCTGTCATTGCGACTGTTGCAGCAGGTGCTGCTGCTTCGTATCAGTACTACGGGATCGCAATGGCGATCACCGTTGCTGCCCAGGTCGCAACTCAGGCTCTCACCAAAAAACCATCCATCGATTCATACCGTGACACATCAGAACGTAAACAGGTTCTTCGTGCGGCTGCCAGCGCCAAAACGGTTGTTTATGGACGTACCACTGCCGCCGGTACGTTGTTCTTTTCAGAAGAGCAGCCAGGCGAACAGGCTGACGGGGAGATGCTGCATCTGGCGGTAGCCCTCGCAGGGCATTCATTATCCAGTATCGGAACGGTATGGCTCGGCGACGAACCCATCAGCAGTTATCCCGAGCATGCCTCATTCCAGTTGCACACGAACCGGCAGACAGCGGATCCATTCATGCTGGCGAACTGCCCGTCATGGAAAAATGACATGATCGGCAAGGGGATCACATGGCTTCGTGTCTCCCTGAAATTCAGTGCAGAGAAATTCCCTTCCGGTATTCCCAATATCAAGGTAGAGAAGTTTGGGCGCGTCGTATACGACCCGAGAACAGGCCTGACCGGATACAGTAACAATGCGGCGCTGGTTATCCTGGACTATTACCGCAACTACCTGAAGGTTCCTGATTCAGACATCAACTGGGATCAGTTTCAGGAAGCCGCCAACATCTGCGATGAGGATGTGATCACCGGCGGTAATACCGTCGAAAGACGCTACACGATCAACGGTGAGTTTGACCTCAGCGAAAACAAGGTGAGCATTCTGGAGGGGATGCTTGCGGCCTGTGCAGGAGACGTCACCTATATTGCCGGAAAGCATGGTTTGCTGGTTGGTGCGTACTATGGCCCGGCAACGGAAGTGATCACTGAAAGCCAGCTGGCCGGTGATATCGAAATCATGCCGGAAGTCTCTCAGGCGGAACGTGTTAACACTATCAAGGGAACATTCGTCGATCCGCAACAGGGGTTTACTGAAGCTGATTTTCCATCCGTATCTGTAAGCGAGTGGGTGGCGGAGGACGGCGTCGAAATTTCGCAGGATATGAAACTGCGATTTGTGACGAGTGAGTTTCAGGCTCAGCGCCTGGCTGATGTGAAGTTAAAGCGTACCCGTATTGCCAGAACGATGAACGTTACGCTGAATCTCAGCGGCTACCGATATCGTCCCGGAATGTATGTGAAGGTCAATTTCCCGTCTATCGGCATCGTGAACGTTGAGATGCGGGTGACGGACTGGAAATTCGGTGTGCAGAATGGCGTGCAACTGACACTGAAACAGGAAACGGCTGATGTATGGGGTGATGCTGTTGGAAAGCCTATAGAGCGGCCTCCGTTCACTCAGTTGCCGTCCGGTGGTGTTGCCCAGCCGCAGAACATGAAGTACACCGTCGAAGAAATTGGTCAGGTGGTCCAGGGGATACTGTCCTGGGAAAATATCGGGCAGGTTGTCTATAACAAAGTCGTCATTCGTCGTAATGGCCAGATGGTGCTTTCTGCCCAGGTGCCGGGTTCTTTCACTCGTCTGACTGGGTTGCCAAGGAATACCTACACGGCTCATGTTTCAGCGGTGAATCAGATGGGGGCTGAATCGCCGGAAGCTTATCTTGAGTTCAGTGTTGAAGCGCCGCCGCCGCCCTCGCATGTTGATATTGAGCAGGGTTTCTTTGCGGTGACGATGATCCCCCGCCTTGCTGCTATCACCAACGTTTCTACCCAGTTCGACTTCTGGACATCAGGTGAGACGCAACTGTCGGGCACCTCAACTGAGATCGTTGAGGGCAATGCCAGCAGAGAGGGGATGGGTACCACCTGGACCAGCAATCAGTTGCAGGTTGGACATACCTATTACTGGTATATCAGGACCATTAACGCATTCGGCGCTTCTGCATTTATCGAAGTCCCTGCTCTGTGCTCAATGGATACAGGAAGTCTGATCGACCTCATTGATGATTCTGTTCAGAATTCCGAAGCGTTCCAGAACGTTAAAGGCGGGGTTGATACAAACCTTGAAGGCATAATGGAAAATGCCCTCGCCAATCACGGCACGGTTCAGCGTCAGTTTGAGCAGTATGGTGAAGTCAAAGCCGAAGTTATGACGGTGACCACTACGGTTGCAAATCTGGATGGCGCATTCGCTGAACTGGCTGATTATGTACAGGCGCAGATCGGGCCGGATGGGGAACTGATGGCGGCTGTAAATCAGAAATTAACAGCTGAAGTGAACAACGATGGTACTGCGAAAGCGTCGTACACACTGAACCTTGGAATTGTCAGAAACGGTGTGAAATATAACACCGGGTTTGGCATGTCCATCGAGCCTTCAGGCAGCACATATAAATCCACAGTGGTTTTTGCTGCTGATCAGTTCGGCATTTATTCTGGTAGCGATCCGGGAAATTACACCGCCGCCTTCTTTGTCTATAACGGGCAGGTATTTATCCGCGATGCGCTTATT
- a CDS encoding phage tail tape measure protein gives MSEQTSRLAIIIDSTGAEKNAESLTSALHGLTEWGQKAAASAGKVTKATEEESAALSELLDRIDPVNAALNKLDKQQQQLVKFKSKGMLDDETFDVYSKKIDEARNRLTGFSAQLKNTGMSAKQTAFAMRLVPMQMTDIVTSLAAGQPPLMVLLQQGGQLKDMFGGIGPAAKAMGGYILGLVNPFTLAAAAVGVLGLAYHQGSQEQDAFNKSLILTGNQVGKTSGQLADIAARAGVAANSTTGAAASVLNQLVESGKVAGDSLERVTTAVVKTSEATGIATDQLVGDFNSIAADPVAAISKLNDQYHFLTLATYNQIKALQEEGNQQEAARVASEAYSSSLIQRSNQIKENLGTLERAWNSLGEMAGKAWNAMLNVGRESSVEQKIQQTQDMLDRARSDLANMQKGGSVDTGNYGYGRQSDSLGAQQSRQRSKDQETLVSNLEKQLSLLQGEEISQNLINGLVDDRNRKEQEHIKIQQDADRVNQQFLSNADKRNKAIEQQKKFLDAGAISAERYAKNISRINEMYKDPKTPGAPKGKAVTEDAGQRMIDQLNQQNALLVTQAEATNKLSSSEQELIKWRQQLSSLETRSPSQLTTAQKSLLLRKDEITSLMERNAQQEKNNRLMKEATELASYRSTLEMGLDNLRASYAVQDSGFGLGEKQQKQTQELLQLEQKYNTQRQQLDRDYADKSKGMSEETYNAKSQMLTDALGRERAIMQQHYENLDAMNNDWLGGVEQGFRNWMDTASTYSTQMSGVVQGAMSGLVDTMADGLSGSKADWNEWSMSVLKSLQKVLLNAMIVNGIKSMQGAGIWGSLFGSANSGGSTPSGAYGSASSGLDFFKQNAKGGVYDSPSLSAYSGGVFDSPKLFAFAKGAGVFGEAGPEAIMPLARTPDGNLGVRMMGAQGGGFSGDIIVQQTIHVSGNGDAALNRAMEDAARKGADDGARRARQEMLQDFQSRGQGRRLLGV, from the coding sequence ATGTCAGAACAGACATCCCGCCTTGCCATCATTATTGATAGCACCGGCGCAGAAAAAAATGCTGAAAGCCTGACCAGCGCCCTACATGGATTGACTGAATGGGGGCAGAAAGCAGCGGCCAGCGCCGGGAAGGTAACAAAAGCCACCGAGGAAGAATCGGCAGCATTATCGGAACTGCTTGACCGCATTGACCCGGTTAACGCTGCGCTGAATAAGCTGGATAAACAACAGCAGCAACTCGTGAAATTCAAGTCGAAAGGCATGCTGGACGATGAGACCTTTGATGTCTATTCGAAAAAAATCGATGAGGCACGTAACCGTCTCACCGGGTTTTCCGCCCAGTTGAAAAATACTGGCATGTCTGCAAAGCAGACCGCTTTTGCCATGCGACTTGTTCCAATGCAAATGACCGATATCGTAACAAGTTTAGCGGCAGGGCAACCACCATTGATGGTTCTGTTACAACAAGGGGGTCAGTTAAAGGACATGTTCGGCGGCATTGGTCCGGCAGCCAAGGCTATGGGGGGATACATTCTTGGGTTAGTTAATCCTTTCACCCTGGCGGCAGCCGCTGTCGGTGTTCTTGGACTGGCTTATCACCAGGGGAGCCAGGAACAGGATGCTTTTAATAAATCACTTATCCTGACGGGTAACCAGGTAGGGAAAACATCGGGGCAACTGGCGGACATTGCTGCGCGCGCTGGTGTGGCGGCAAATTCAACCACGGGAGCCGCAGCGTCGGTACTGAATCAACTGGTAGAGTCAGGAAAGGTTGCCGGTGATTCGCTGGAGCGGGTGACTACTGCCGTTGTTAAAACAAGCGAAGCCACTGGAATTGCGACAGACCAGTTAGTTGGTGATTTCAACAGCATCGCCGCCGACCCTGTGGCAGCCATCTCCAAACTTAACGACCAGTACCACTTCCTGACGCTGGCGACTTACAACCAGATTAAAGCGCTTCAGGAGGAAGGGAATCAGCAGGAAGCGGCGCGTGTTGCCAGTGAAGCCTATTCTTCATCGTTAATTCAGCGCTCGAATCAGATTAAGGAAAACCTCGGCACACTCGAAAGGGCGTGGAATTCGCTGGGAGAAATGGCTGGAAAGGCATGGAATGCCATGCTTAATGTCGGTCGCGAATCATCTGTTGAACAGAAAATTCAGCAGACTCAGGATATGCTGGACCGCGCTAGAAGTGATCTGGCAAATATGCAAAAAGGCGGTTCTGTAGATACTGGTAATTACGGATATGGTCGCCAGAGCGATTCATTAGGCGCGCAGCAATCACGACAGAGGAGCAAAGATCAGGAAACACTGGTCAGCAACCTGGAGAAGCAACTCTCTTTGCTACAAGGTGAGGAGATCTCACAGAATCTCATCAACGGACTGGTTGACGACAGGAACAGGAAAGAGCAGGAACACATCAAGATTCAGCAGGATGCGGATCGCGTCAACCAGCAGTTCCTGTCGAATGCTGATAAGCGCAATAAAGCTATTGAGCAGCAGAAAAAGTTCCTGGACGCCGGCGCAATCAGCGCGGAACGGTACGCGAAAAATATCTCGCGCATCAATGAAATGTATAAAGACCCAAAAACGCCAGGAGCGCCAAAAGGTAAAGCCGTTACTGAAGATGCAGGGCAACGCATGATTGATCAGCTCAACCAGCAAAATGCCCTGCTGGTTACTCAGGCTGAAGCAACAAACAAACTGTCTTCTTCTGAACAGGAACTCATCAAATGGCGTCAGCAGCTTTCCTCTCTGGAAACACGGTCACCATCCCAATTAACTACCGCACAAAAATCGCTACTGCTTCGTAAAGACGAAATTACTTCATTGATGGAGCGCAATGCCCAACAGGAGAAAAATAACCGCCTGATGAAGGAGGCGACGGAACTTGCATCGTATCGCAGCACGCTTGAGATGGGACTGGATAATTTACGGGCCAGCTATGCTGTTCAGGATTCTGGTTTCGGTCTGGGTGAGAAGCAGCAGAAACAGACGCAGGAACTGCTTCAACTGGAACAAAAATATAATACTCAGCGACAGCAACTTGATCGTGATTATGCAGATAAATCGAAAGGTATGAGCGAGGAAACGTATAACGCTAAATCACAAATGCTGACCGATGCGTTAGGCCGCGAGAGGGCAATAATGCAACAACACTATGAAAACCTCGACGCGATGAACAATGACTGGCTGGGCGGCGTGGAGCAGGGGTTTCGAAACTGGATGGATACAGCATCGACATATTCTACCCAGATGTCTGGCGTTGTTCAGGGAGCGATGAGTGGTCTTGTCGACACGATGGCCGATGGGTTAAGCGGTAGTAAAGCGGACTGGAATGAGTGGTCTATGAGTGTTCTGAAGTCCCTTCAAAAAGTGCTACTGAACGCGATGATCGTAAACGGCATCAAATCAATGCAAGGCGCAGGTATTTGGGGCTCGTTATTTGGTTCAGCGAACAGCGGTGGATCGACTCCTTCCGGAGCCTATGGCAGTGCATCAAGTGGGCTGGATTTCTTCAAACAAAATGCTAAAGGTGGGGTTTATGACTCTCCATCACTTAGCGCATATTCTGGCGGTGTATTTGATTCACCGAAACTTTTTGCCTTCGCAAAAGGCGCTGGTGTATTTGGTGAAGCAGGGCCGGAAGCAATTATGCCACTTGCCCGAACGCCTGACGGGAATCTGGGGGTCAGGATGATGGGAGCGCAGGGAGGGGGCTTCTCTGGCGACATAATCGTCCAGCAAACGATTCATGTTTCAGGAAATGGCGACGCTGCATTGAATCGCGCAATGGAAGATGCTGCCAGAAAAGGGGCTGACGACGGCGCCAGACGGGCCAGACAGGAAATGCTTCAGGATTTTCAGAGCCGTGGGCAGGGGCGGAGATTACTAGGAGTTTAA
- a CDS encoding Ig domain-containing protein yields MSSGAKVLSAFVREITPGVTPTGIPWNLFKRTSWGVGPSQNTNDNDEIGGTRMAQGATLGTVDVGGDVGAKFRYGQHDDFLASCFGAEWAGNVLTMGNDRISFSLATYASDVGIASIVRGAQVSVFQLAVPNDGDVTATVTFAGLGWDSKADDTSYITGTPADNAGELRYSFKEVTAINLNGIDGGDGFCIDTFNIQFDNNVQTQRCIGTGSPFAGANIPTTFTPSGSITLSWSKAAWEVWSKTLTGATVPFSFTLANDEGQYTFTFPKVQVAGDWPDGGNTEIIQVQLDITAADESPTITRAVTVPATAISVTPATSSGDVGTSVTLTASLTPAGATDAVQWESSDPTVTTVVSTGQKTCQVDRVGDGTATITGKVRGFTATAEITVTEP; encoded by the coding sequence ATGTCATCTGGAGCCAAAGTTCTTAGTGCATTCGTGCGCGAAATCACTCCCGGAGTGACTCCAACGGGTATTCCGTGGAACCTTTTTAAACGTACAAGCTGGGGTGTTGGTCCATCCCAGAATACCAACGACAACGATGAGATCGGCGGCACCCGAATGGCGCAGGGCGCTACGCTGGGAACGGTCGATGTTGGCGGCGATGTCGGAGCAAAATTCCGCTATGGCCAGCATGATGACTTCCTGGCTTCGTGTTTTGGCGCGGAGTGGGCGGGTAATGTGCTGACGATGGGGAATGACCGTATCTCTTTCTCACTCGCAACATACGCGTCGGACGTTGGTATTGCCTCCATTGTTCGCGGCGCGCAGGTAAGTGTGTTCCAGTTGGCGGTCCCGAATGATGGCGACGTTACCGCGACAGTCACATTCGCCGGGCTGGGTTGGGACTCAAAAGCAGACGATACGAGTTACATCACCGGTACTCCTGCGGATAATGCTGGCGAACTGCGTTACTCGTTCAAAGAGGTCACAGCAATCAACCTGAACGGGATCGACGGCGGTGATGGTTTCTGTATCGATACCTTCAACATCCAGTTCGACAATAACGTCCAGACGCAGCGTTGTATCGGCACCGGTTCACCGTTTGCCGGGGCGAACATCCCTACCACCTTTACGCCGTCTGGTTCGATCACTTTGTCGTGGTCAAAAGCCGCGTGGGAGGTCTGGAGCAAAACGCTTACCGGCGCAACCGTGCCATTCAGTTTCACGCTGGCGAACGACGAAGGTCAGTACACTTTCACTTTCCCGAAAGTGCAGGTCGCTGGTGACTGGCCGGATGGCGGCAACACCGAAATTATCCAGGTTCAACTGGATATCACTGCGGCCGACGAGTCGCCGACGATTACCCGCGCTGTTACCGTCCCAGCCACAGCAATCAGCGTAACGCCAGCAACTTCATCAGGTGATGTCGGTACTTCCGTTACGCTGACAGCGAGCCTTACTCCGGCTGGTGCGACTGATGCTGTGCAGTGGGAGTCATCAGATCCGACTGTCACAACGGTGGTATCGACAGGCCAAAAAACCTGCCAGGTAGACAGAGTTGGCGACGGCACTGCAACGATAACCGGTAAAGTGCGAGGCTTCACCGCCACAGCCGAGATTACCGTAACTGAACCATAA
- a CDS encoding electron transfer flavoprotein subunit beta — translation MTLTEIRNAVIARMTAQTAIAESDVTYPNDPTFDPKGKDIWARVTNIAGQAGATEIGAGPVVHRTGIVIIQLFVPAGSHSLPITQAADKIVSLFEFRDDGALSYFAASAYEVGDANGWYQWNINIPYRAT, via the coding sequence ATGACCCTTACAGAAATTCGTAACGCTGTCATTGCTCGTATGACGGCGCAGACAGCTATTGCTGAAAGTGACGTGACATACCCTAACGACCCGACATTCGACCCGAAAGGAAAGGATATTTGGGCGCGTGTGACAAACATAGCCGGTCAGGCAGGCGCGACGGAAATCGGCGCGGGTCCCGTTGTACACAGAACGGGGATTGTCATTATCCAGCTTTTTGTTCCCGCCGGTTCTCACTCATTACCAATAACTCAGGCCGCCGACAAAATTGTTTCTTTGTTCGAGTTCCGGGATGACGGCGCACTGAGCTATTTCGCAGCATCAGCATACGAAGTCGGTGATGCCAATGGTTGGTATCAATGGAACATCAACATCCCTTATCGCGCGACTTAG
- a CDS encoding HK97 gp10 family phage protein translates to MANGWSIDPSVFMNQVEEDVGKKLRFISLQLLNEIVSRSPVDTGRFRANNQVSIGSPEYGTTDTTDKNGSATFQQGSAVIAQGKPYSVIYIQNNLPYAEPLENGHSQQAPAGIYAVSFHGVTQAYK, encoded by the coding sequence ATGGCGAACGGGTGGAGTATCGACCCCTCTGTTTTTATGAATCAGGTTGAGGAAGACGTTGGTAAAAAATTGCGTTTTATCTCGCTTCAGTTACTGAATGAAATTGTCTCTCGCTCTCCGGTCGATACCGGGCGTTTCCGTGCGAATAATCAGGTGAGTATTGGCTCTCCTGAATACGGCACCACCGATACAACAGATAAAAATGGATCGGCGACTTTTCAGCAAGGCAGCGCTGTTATCGCGCAAGGAAAACCTTATTCAGTCATCTACATTCAGAATAACCTCCCATACGCGGAACCTCTGGAGAATGGTCACTCGCAGCAGGCTCCGGCAGGTATCTACGCTGTCTCATTCCACGGTGTAACACAGGCCTACAAATGA